A single Limanda limanda chromosome 19, fLimLim1.1, whole genome shotgun sequence DNA region contains:
- the LOC133025664 gene encoding cell division control protein 42 homolog: MQTIKCVVVGDGAVGKTCLLISYTTNKFPSEYVPTVFDNYAVTVMIGGEPYTLGLFDTAGQEDYDRLRPLSYPQTDVFLVCFSCVSPSSFENVREKWVPEISHHCPRTPFLLVGTQVDLRDDSNTLEKLAKNKQRALSCESGEKLARELKAVKYVECSALTQRGLKNVFDEAILAALEPPDNKPKKRCVLL, translated from the exons ATGCAGACTATAAAGTGTGTGGTGGTGGGTGACGGAGCCGTGGGGAAGACCTGCCTGCTCATCTCCTACACCACCAACAAGTTCCCGTCGGAATACGTCCCCACG gTGTTTGATAACTATGCAGTGACGGTGATGATCGGGGGGGAGCCCTACACTCTGGGACTGTTTGACACTGCAG GTCAGGAGGATTACGACAGGCTGCGGCCCCTCAGCTACCCTCAGACCGACGTCTTCCTCGTGTGTTTCTCCTGCGTGTCACCTTCCTCCTTTGAGAACGTCCGAGAGAAG TGGGTCCCTGAGATTTCCCACCACTGCCCGCGGACGCCGTTCCTGCTGGTCGGGACGCAGGTGGACCTGAGGGACGACAGCAACACTCTGGAGAAACTGGCCAAGAACAAACAGCGAGCTCTGAGCTGCGAGAGCGGAGAGAAGCTAGCTCGGGAGCTGAAGGCCGTGAAATACGTGGAGTGTTCGGCTCTCACGCAG cggGGACTGAAGAACGTTTTCGACGAGGCCATCCTTGCAGCTCTCGAGCCTCCGGACAACAAACCCAAGAAGCGCTGCGTCTTGCTATAG